The genomic stretch atatgatatgctatgaatgacatgtacatgatatgtatgaatgacatgaatatgatatgttatgaatgacatgtatatgatatgctatgaatgacatgaatatgatatgctatgatatgaaatgtatatgacataatattttactttgtatggcttgtaccaaaagggtgggctccttatgcgcccctaggtcgatggactaagaaacgggcctagtaaagggtgggctccttacgtgcctctaggtcgagctacgggcctagtttcctagtaggttcaagactagctaccttgggtctacttaggatgcgcgtatttatgtatgtatgtggcaCTAAGCggggccccctcatgttgagattattttttaagtactatatgatattgtttttaagacattggcacatgacatgaagcatgtttttgaaaagcatcttgcacatgacatcatccatgatttaaaggacatcttgcatttatgtttatgatatggaacGATATGATATGTTGcttactcacatgctatgataggatgttcttcATACGATGATaagatatgtcatgatgcttattctttttacgatatgacatgatatgttatgatgcttactttacattatgatatgaatgccatttatgccatgataagtttaggtcatgatatgatgtttactttatgcttgatatgataagtttatgccaagatatgatgcttaccttatgccatgatatgattgttatttatgccatgctatgatttccatttatgccatgatatgagtttcattcatgctatgataCTGATATGATTACCTTTACATTATatgtacgatttttgtgagtaggaaaggatcttactgagccttgtgtgctcatagcttactttccttgtaccatagataaaggtaaaggatggataaactaaaggagcagcaagaggggcaaaagatgtgtgtggtggtggcttggctaaaaggaataaatgacctgcttatgcttattttatgttgatgacttgaaTGACTATTTTTACTTACGCTTATGTTAGAAATGGATGATTATGATTCCTTAAGTTTATAACCATGCTGAGCATATTGGTATGATTAGTTATGATTTAAATACTTCCgctattttgaaaagaaaaaaatgaaaagaaaactaTTTGTACGTACGCTATGTAAAGTAGTTAAGAAAGTAACCCCGTCCTCGCTAGGCAGGAGCAGAAGGGTTGGCGTTACATCAgatatgttcatattgatgtaaatgaagattatttaatctaggTAAATAGTAACACATGGATATCTATAAGATAATAGTTGTGTGTCATTGAGAGATTGGATATTTTCTATATAACAGATATGTACCGCCAGGAGAGAGGCTATGTGTCATTATGAGAATATCTCTGATTCATTCTATAGAGTAGCTATATAAGGCGTAATGATCTTCTTAGCAATAATTACTCAGTGTGCTTGTTGTTGCATGAATCATTTTCCCTagagtatggattggatgttcttatttggtcttgtGACTAACTAGTGTTTTGCTCTATTCTTTATGACTTGATTATAATATAGTGTATGTGACTTACATGGTCTTTATGACTAGATGACCTTTAGGGATTAACTTGGACGAGTAGGAGATGTTGGTGTTAAGAAGGTGACAGGGTgtccttccccttcatcttccaACCCTTTCACCTTCCTCCATTAGTTAaaggaagagtcatcttcctctataAAAGAGCGTCCTAGGCAATTGGTGCAAGAGAGAAAGAGGGGTGCATGCATCAGGGAAAGGTTACTGCGTTATGTACGCAGATGAGATCGAAGCACAACAGAAATGCTACTGGAATGTTGCCAAGACTATGTCTTGTAGAGAATAAGAACATCTTAGGCTTGGGATTTGGTTCATGAAATCATGAAGAGCTTTTTGATTCGTTCATGATCGCTTTTCCTATGGCAAGTTATTCTCGATATCTTCCCCGATCTTCTTCTCCGAGCATCACTGTGAGTTTTTTCGTTTTGTACGAAAAGCAAAGATTGAGATCTACTACTGGAGATCACTATgagttttatagtttttatatttatgtatttttcatgctttagaactATTAACAAATTGAACCGGACTTGGGTACAAGGCTAGACATCGATTTAAATCTTACTTGTTTTTAGCGAATCAATCAACTAAGAAcctaatccaagcatgggtccccaagtataacttggttaatcaagttggacttaattGATATTagattcctaaggatcaaattcaCTAGCTTAATAGACAtcatcgaggctatgatctagggagagtcaatagaaaaactattttcaTTAGATAAACCTGATTAATGCTTGATTTATTGCTTTTTCTTAttaatgcttagattaggatagataaggaattaggcttgatcgacacttgattagttagactAAGGATTTtctgaaagaaaattaaatatttaatttctttaaaagattttGTGTAGAAGtagttgttactccaataaccaagaaggtctagtgcctcgctatagcatgaaagtcaattattaaaatggatgtttaattgactaactattaaatcttagtctaactcaaatataaatcaatccttagaattTTATCTAAATTGGAGATAAAAtataattaaccatctcacaaaacagaTAAAGTTTTCTGAGAtggatttatatttaaaattagttaataaaacataactaaatttaaatttaatcaaactaAACCAAACTTAAActgaatcaaattaaacttaattaaatcttcagaacttattttcaaatcataattaatttttaaattttaattaatttcaaaatcttaattattttcaaatgttaattaatttttaaattttaattaatttttaaattttaattaatttttaaattttacttattttcaatgcaaattaaattttaaatattaattattttcaaatcttgattaaaagtttcaaaattcaaacttaaatatttttttaattcaaattttaaattaaaatttaaatattttttaattcaaacttaatttttgttAGCTTAAATATATCAAAATTtaatcttaaatattttcaattttcaaacttaaattttttcaaaattgaaatgtaaatattcaaatttaaataatttttaaaattcaaaattaaatatttttcaaattatgagataatattctcaaacttaaaaatcaacttcaaaaaattaacttcatctcacacaaactcataatcttaatatgtttgataacttagaaagggttagaaggaaaattagaaaaatagataTGTTTTTGTTACTCATGCTTAGACCCTAGGGTTATATTGTTAGTCTtgcctattttaaaaaaaaaaattgggtttttttttaaaaaaaaaaagagagagaaagaggtTTTCAAAAGTTAAGTCTTTTGAGAACTATGTTTTTtcttacaaattaaaaaaaataaacaaaactaaTTTCACTTTAAGCTCTTAGGTATTTACAAGCTAAGTTATTTTTCGAAGCTTTTTTGAAAAtactaagtatttttaaaagatagTTCATTTGAGACCTAATTTGTTTCTTCAagcaagtttttttaaaataaaactaagtACTCTAGTTAAACTTTCTACTTAAAAATTTTTTGGTCCTTCTCAAAATCTTTCAAAGTAAAATTCTActattttaaaaagagagtttgtttcaaattattttttcaaagaataagttttttcaagtttaattttgaaaaacttgaaaatatttaattttcaaattaagaaattatttttttctccctAAATTATATTTGATAAATGGAAAAGGGGGAGTTTTTAATCAAAAGTTGAGGAGAGAAAGTTAAGAAGGAGTGATAAATTAAATGGGAGCTAAATTGAAAAGATTATTTTCATAATCTTTCCTTTAAAATTTACTGTAACACTCAAACTTATAAGATTTTTGTTTAAATTGATTTAGTATTAAATTACTATATTTTTTCCTTGAACTGCTatattgttttacttaacttttgaaccaaattgttataataaaaaagggagagattgtaagtatagggaacgatcgaacctgtgttttgatagtGGCAAAGGGGttaaaagttaagttgtcttataatctaacaagtgtgactgaaTTTGCAAGAaaatcctaagtgatcttaggcaaaggaaaaatcctagttgaggctagatagatggaaagtcctagctgtggttagacaATGAAATCTTGGTCTAGGGGACTGagcaaagtcttggtgggtcgaggacttTGGTTGAAATTCTAGAGACGAGGACTCTAGatgaaaatcctgggggtcgtAGACATCAAGTGGAAGACTTGACAGGTCGTGGATCAAACGTTAAGCATAAAGTCCTAAAATCTCTGACGTTAAGCAAAAGTCTAGATGGTTTGGAAGACCGGTCTGGCAagaggtaaactctcctaagaggagtaagtgaggacgcgttccccgaagagggaacagtgggtgtcggttcgacctagagtttcaacgataCTTAAAGTCAGGACTGGATAGCCTAGAGGCTGTCAAAATCAtactttatatatattgtttattgcttggactaactcttttttgtaggAAAACTTGCCTGGACTAACTCTTTTCCACAGGAAAAGAGTTGCTGGAAaaagtggtctgggcgcccgagaGGGCTCCAAGCACTCGcaagtggtccgggcacccgagaGTAGTTTGGGGCACCCCGAATGGAACTGATCAGGCGCCTTCAACGGTGAGATGGTGCACTCCAGTTGGTTGGGCTATATCATGGTCCAGGCACTCGAGGGTGATCTGGGCGCCCAAAGGTTGATAAGTTTTGCCAAATCGAGTTTCGATAAGAGCATACCATGTTAGTCCCGTGGGGGCGTCCGGAGAAGGTTCTAGGCACCCGGAGTGAGATATAAAAGAAGGATTCAACCAGTACCTTAGACATAATATTATGAACATCTTCTAATTCTGTGTACTACTCTGAAAAGGTCTCTATGATACCCAAAAGTTGCTTCGACGACGACTATATTAAAGATCTGATTCTCCAAGTCGTTATTGCTTTTATTAAACACTTGCACTAAAATTGTAATTATTCTTGTAATTTTTGGATTGATTAGTATTTGTCCACTGAAAGAACTCTCATATGCAGGTCTTGGAATAGGGGTCGtcatagactccgaaccaagtaaatcttagtcATGTTAGCATTGTTTCTTTCTTTATGTCTTTATTCCACTCCCTTATTcttgagttttaaaatgaatGTGAAAGTCACAAGTACTATTCATCCCTCTCCCACTACAACGATCCTACAATTAGTTTCTACACTTAGTTCATGGATATTTTCATGAAATCTGTGTAACAAAGCATAGATTTTAATtattcacaattaaattaaattttagtcaGCTCCTGTTGAATTGGCAAGCGCATGTAGCCCAGCAAATCAATTAGaattgataggaatagaaatgtATTATGAATTAATCTCAATTAAACCATTCTATAATTTGTCATACATgtattttatgttttatttagGTCATTGATATCGTACGAAAAAAAAAATCCCCCTTCTCTCTAGTTTTTGTGTTCCTCTGCGCACTGTTTAACTTGTATAAGTTTCCAAACGATGCCTTCCTTCATGTCAACATCTAGGGAATGACAACAAAGAAAAAATTATCCACATTATGACAGCGACCAAAATTTTAAACGGCTATGTAAAACTCTTCCTCAGGACCATTATGTATCTAGTTACTTAAAATCACTCAATATTGATTTGACAGTCATGAAGCTTCCCTTGTCTTTTTATGTCATGCTTCAAACAATTAATGGGCTTTGTCTCATATGACTCCAACTCTGAACACCTGCGTGACCGCACCAATACCCATAAAATAATGGCTTAAGGATAAAGCCACCTTAGATCTTGCTTTACATATTAACAATACGTGTTAACGAGTGCCTGCACATGGAACTCTtgaatgttatatatatatatatatatatatatagataatttaaaatttgagaTTCATTGAGATAAATATTTTCTTCGTGTATTAGTCATTATttcaataattaataattattcatgatttatttaTTCCACCTTGATCACATTCATCTTTTACCAACTATATAAGTTAATTAATGTGACAACTAATTTAGTTAGCAATTataatgagattttttttttttggatttattCCTTCAAGATTTAACTCACTTGTTTGGATGAATTAAAGAGATTAAAATAGCAGGAAAAGATCAATAAAAGTTTATCTAGCTAACAAGTCCTTTTCATAACTAAATTGACACACGAGACAAGTGATCATATGTATTATGCCCAAAGAAATTCTCTCTTAAGAGGATCCTGCGCAATGTTGCCggaggatgaggaggaggagCCAAAGTTCATCATCTGAGGCACGGCACCAAGATTGTCGTTAACGACAAAAGGATTGTTATGATCGGCGTCCACCATCTGTTGGTCGCTAGCCAAGGTGGGTGGCTCTTGCTGCATTTGGATACAGAGGATCTCAGTTTGCGCCACTGCAAGCTGCATCTGCAGCTGCGACACCTGATTCTGCAGGTAAGAGATGGCCCCAACACACCCATACACTGGATCCCTCATCCTCGCAGTGGCCTCATACACAAGGCTGCTCACTGCGTCTGCCCTTTGATGAGCCGGAAGCTCCTGTTTGATTCAGAAACAAGGAAGAAGCTAAGCGAAATTATCATATGCGAGGTGCAATTAAAGTTCCCTGAGAATTGAACCCCAAGTACAGGAGTGAGTTAGTCGGGGACCTGCAGCATCTTGCTAACGTTGCTAGCACCGAACACTTTGTGGACGATCGCAAACTTGTGGGGATCGTCGGAGGGGAAATAGGGAGCAAAGATACAGTCCTTGGTGCAGCGCCTCCTCAGCAGCTTGCATGAGGCGCAAGGTGAGTTGCCACCCATTACCTTCCTAATTAAAGAGGGGAAGACA from Zingiber officinale cultivar Zhangliang chromosome 5B, Zo_v1.1, whole genome shotgun sequence encodes the following:
- the LOC121986655 gene encoding LOB domain-containing protein 12-like encodes the protein MGGNSPCASCKLLRRRCTKDCIFAPYFPSDDPHKFAIVHKVFGASNVSKMLQELPAHQRADAVSSLVYEATARMRDPVYGCVGAISYLQNQVSQLQMQLAVAQTEILCIQMQQEPPTLASDQQMVDADHNNPFVVNDNLGAVPQMMNFGSSSSSSGNIAQDPLKREFLWA